The following coding sequences lie in one Equus przewalskii isolate Varuska chromosome 25, EquPr2, whole genome shotgun sequence genomic window:
- the ZFP36L1 gene encoding mRNA decay activator protein ZFP36L1, which yields MTTTLVSATIFDLSEVLCKGNKMLNYSTPSAGGCLLDRKAVGTPAGGGFPRRHSVTLPSSKFHQNQLLSSLKGEPAPALSSRDSRFRDRSFSEGGERLLPTQKQPGSGQVNSSRYKTELCRPFEENGACKYGDKCQFAHGIHELRSLTRHPKYKTELCRTFHTIGFCPYGPRCHFIHNAEERRALAGARDLSTDRPRLQHSFSFAGFPSAAATAAATGLLDSPTSITPPPILSADDLLGSPTLPDGTNNPFAFSSQELASLFAPSMALPGGGSPTTFLFRPMSESPHMFDSPPSPQDSLSDQEGYLSSSSSSHSGSDSPTLDNSRRLPIFSRLSISDD from the exons ATGACCACCACCCTCGTGTCTGCCACCATCTTCGACTTGAGCGAAGTTTTATGCAAG ggTAACAAGATGCTCAACTACAGTACTCCCAGTGCAGGGGGCTGCCTGCTGGACAGGAAGGCGGTGGGCACCCCTGCCGGTGGGGGCTTCCCCCGGAGGCACTCAGTCACCCTGCCTAGCTCCAAGTTCCACCAGAACCAGCTCCTCAGCAGCCTCAAGGGTGAGCCGGCCCCAGCTCTGAGCTCTCGGGACAGCCGCTTCCGAGACCGCTCTTTCTCAGAAGGGGGCGAGCGGCTGCTGCCCACCCAGAAGCAGCCCGGGAGCGGCCAGGTCAACTCCAGCCGCTACAAGACCGAGCTGTGCCGCCCCTTCGAGGAGAATGGTGCCTGTAAGTACGGGGACAAGTGCCAGTTTGCGCACGGCATCCACGAGCTCCGAAGCCTGACCCGCCACCCCAAGTACAAGACGGAGCTGTGCCGCACCTTCCACACCATCGGCTTCTGCCCCTACGGGCCCCGCTGCCACTTCATCCACAACGCCGAGGAGCGCCGCGCCCTGGCCGGGGCCCGGGACCTCTCCACTGACCGTCCCCGCCTCCAGCATAGCTTTAGCTTTGCTGGGTTTCCCAGTGCCGCTGCCACCGCTGCTGCCACGGGGCTGCTGGACAGCCCCACGTCCAtcacccctccccccatcctgAGTGCAGATGACCTCCTGGGCTCTCCCACCCTGCCTGATGGCACCAATAACCCCTTTGCCTTCTCCAGCCAGGAGCTGGCGAGCCTCTTTGCCCCTAGCATGGCGCTGCCCGGGGGTGGCTCCCCGACCACCTTCCTCTTCCGGCCCATGTCCGAGTCCCCCCACATGTTTGACTCTCCCCCCAGCCCTCAGGATTCGCTCTCGGACCAGGAGGGCTATCTGAGCAGCTCCAGCAGCAGCCACAGTGGCTCAGACTCCCCCACCTTGGACAACTCAAGACGCCTGCCCATTTTCAGCAGACTTTCCATCTCAGATGACTAA